The Populus trichocarpa isolate Nisqually-1 chromosome 18, P.trichocarpa_v4.1, whole genome shotgun sequence genomic interval aaacactTCGGAAACTTGGTTGTAAGGCATGCAGCTTGATTTTAGTGATGCTTTTGAAAAATAGCTTCCTAGAGTTTGCATCTGTGGCGAtattagaaaagaaagcaacaaaatgtaacaaatatatatagggTTAATTCGATGAGGTTTTTAATAAGGATTTATTTGCATATTGGCACAAACACAAACTAAATTAGTTTCCTAAGGATTGTTGGCCAGCGCTAAGTTgagagttatatatataaaaaaaaattaatgttaaaaaaatattcaagtcacAAATAATTATTTGGTATTATAAATAAACTTAACCAAGTAAGTCAACTTTAAAATTTCCCGACTTAACTTGTTTCTAAttcagatttaaaattaaattgttcaaGAGTTACTTAGATATAACCTAGTTAGCTAGACGAGaccaaaaacaacttgaataatCAGTAAAAACCgtggtttgattttaaaaaaaattagatgatatttttttaatattaagataacaatatattaaattgatcatGACTTCATGACTTAACCTGCTAAACCTGCACTTGAATCATGAActccaataaatttaataactttttaaaaatttagaaggaaatatcattttttttaagttttttaaaacaaaaattcaattacacaattttatatatatatatatatatatatattcaaattgtGACCACCTGACAACATACTGTttcaaatatttagaaaaaaaaataaaatttgaaaaacattattgactgttatgtttttatatacgccaacatttaatatatttacctACTAATCAGATAGTAAATAGACAAGTGATTGAATATTAACATAATTATCAATCAAAGATGTTGCAAACCAGAGTAAATGCGGTGGGGATCACAGCCCACGAGCCATTAGTAAAAGGCTGCCGCAAAATAAGGAGCAATAAGTAAAGGTGTCTCGGCTCCACtatttatttacttcatttATGGTCCTGTAATTCAGTAATATTTGTCCTTTCTCAATAAAGTTCTTAGTCGAGTTCTTGAAATGACAGTGCCAGTGGTATTCAGTGAGTCCTTTTGACCTCTGAGCAGGGTTCTGTGTGGGAAAAGATGTACCTGGTCCAATACGAAACATGCCCAGGACAGATATCTGTAAGATCCCTTGAAGTTTCCTTTACTCAACGCTGACACAGAGCATCTACATAGCTGAAGCAGATTGTAAGCAGCAGCTACAGCATCCACATACACCAAAACTCTATAAACACAGCGCACGCAAACCAAGCAAAGATCAGCATAATCAAGCAAGAAGGTGAATGTTTAGAATACGTTAAGAATTAAGTATAAATACTGGTAAATATTTAGAGTTGATAAGGAAAAGAGAACTTACACAAGAGCGTGCAAGTCCTTGTAGGTAACTTCCTTTTCATAGACTATTACAAACTTGGTTTGAGAATCTAAACCTACTAAACAAGCTGTTGAAACTAAGAGCAATATAGCAATACCTCTTAGAATAGCCTCTATTTTGGGTATCTCCAGCGCCATTCTctcgactatatatatatatatcaaataatctcTGCTCTGCTCACAATCCTCCTCCTGTAGAACCTTTTGTAGGGCTTccagatgagagagagagagagggagagagagagagaggacaaCTACCGGTCTGTGGATGCCCACGAGTACACACTGAATGCATTAaatgctgggttttttttttcttatgtttttggcTATGGCCCCAATTGTATCTTTATGTTAGATACATGCTTACCAAAGAAAGGTTCTATACTGAGCATTGTTGAGATGTTAAATCCATCCTAGAAAAGGTTTATACataaggaatatatatatatatatatatatcaacaaataattggttaaaaataatttaattgatttgcttttttaagTTCTCACAAATGAAACCATGTTCTCCTATAaggaatttttttctattttattactTGATTGATGTTCTTTTTAACTAAACCATACTGaaataataaatcatgaatgatgtagaaaatatacatatataccaAATAGTCAAAATAACAAGGCAAAGCCTCATgctaaataattaatgtttagataaaaaatatatttttttttatttctatattaattttcaattctaCTTGGGCTTTgaatcatttttgaaaaaaaaaatataagaagattTTATCAAGTTCTTttcgttaaaaaaataaagtcactccaatttaaatataaagtaataTGTTTGGTATTCTTCTattgttttaaaagaattattttaattcaaaaatttaaactgtCGTGTAAGGTTTTTATgcattattttctaacataaaattaaatactttaaaatacatataatagTTATGTGTATACATTTTCcttattgatttaaaatcaaaataaaacgcTTTACCTAATGACTAGACACAAGTTTTGAACTGGTAGGCAATGGATATGGTTCgtaataaacatccttgaaactcctaaacattaatttaatctctcctcactccttttttttttttttttttacattctacTGTATTTGATATATATAGCATATACTAGTTCCAAATTTCATGTAATTCTttagcattgttattaaatctaaaaatatagttgttttgaatttatttatttttatttaaatatttttttttattaatgtatctCTTGTTTATCTTAGAAAacataagatttttaactagaattatttttcctattaaaaagacattttatgatttttataacaagttaataaaaaaatcaaaataatatgtacatgttttatgtgttaatgaaagctaaaaaaaaatataaatgtgataaaatcatattcaaatttatttaaaaactttaagaatagaaaaacaacttgaattaaattttcatgaacaatttattatttgtattattatttgtattattattttcatattatatacataataattgaaaaacaaatattaaaattcaaataaaaataaaaatttataatagtatttaaaaactatatcaaaactaaaaagtaaatgaatctagttaaaaaaaaacatattttagtgtgccaaaaaatccaaggaaaaaacaagttagaaaaaaatcaaacttagcAGTTGGCCCAATATTATTAGGTTATGCCAGCACACCtggcattattattatttttatattaaggtccacaaaaaaagaaattgcctCATCTAATTCTCAAATCtacaattttttaagtttagataCACATGCTTGCCGACCAAGCTataatacaaaattattatcatataacttaaacaaatatattaatattttttattgtttatataaataatgaaatatcaTAAAGAATTCTAGTATTTTTAAGTTGCAGGAAAtggataaattaaaacaaatgcaCAAACACGTGGAATGCTTCCGTTATATGTACgtgtattttagaattttaatacagttttataaaagttttgagaAAATAACAAAGGTTAGAAAGGTATTATAAAAATAGCACAATTTAAATACAACCTTTCTTGAAAATAACAGTTATTCCAAAAACTATATCTCCCTCAATTTAATTAACGTTCATAAAAAGTCAACCACACCTTGAAAAATTTTGACCAAACAAGTTTAGTCATATTTTAAAAGACCATCaaatataattgtaatttattAAGAGTTTTGTTTAGCATTAATTCAGggttaattatgattttatttggtATTCTTTCAAAATATAGTTAGAATTATTTTGTCGAGATTTTTCTAAAGATATCGGGTATGTCAAAAACAGAGTCTCGAAgacccattcttttttttttttttttttctcctcatttctctctcttgccACATCactttgttttctctttcaCACTTGATCATTGAATCTcgaatcttatttttttaattattggatattcataaaaaaatttgttgagtTTTGTTTAcgttaattaatttacaaaaataaaatgatgttctAAAACATTCACTAAACAACTACTATTTCGAATAATagttatgtaaaaaacatattttgagaCGCAATCActattttaaatagtaattatatataaaaataatattttaaaatataattgtatttaaattgtgttatttttcaccaaaaaagaATCAACCTATATTATTATCCCAAAACTTTTAGTAAAgaattctatttttgttatatatatatatatatatatatatatatatatataaacaagccTTCATGCACAGGGTGTTAAGTTGGGTCGATGGCCTCTCCCAACTGTCTGCATTAATGCCAGTAGTCTATCTCATATTCAGCTTTTGAGAAAATACCGAAACTATCCTCGTCCTGGCTCTGGAGGATAGGAagaaaatgacatgtcattgtCGATAGAATAGATTGGACATAAAATTTGCATTTAATCTCATAACCAAGTTGCTTTCTGTCACAAAAGTTCTAAGTGTAGCATTAATCTCTGTATTTGAAATAATTCtttcatcgtttttttttttggaagtgtggttcaattattttttaaaatatttttaatttaaaaatatattaaaataatattttttttatttttaaaaaattatttttgatattagcacatcaaaatgatataaaaataccaaaaaaatattaatttaaaaaataaaatttaactttttaaaaaatatttttaaaatgtaaaaataatacggttataattcataaaaaattaagaatattttgcAGTCTCAGTAAAAAGTGGAAGGGTTAAAGATTCACCTGTGCAAGATATCATCTTTATTCTAGGAATCCGTAGGATCATAAAAACAATAGTTTtagagtgtaaaaaaaaaatatttaagtctcatgagttttatttttctttcagttAAGAGACAATGTATCAGTCATTTATACATTTAACCAGTAAAAATAGGTTTATGGCACGTTCGCCTTTGtattcttcctctcttttttgggatttttcaatgtaaataatCTTGTGTAGATTCTATTAATCTAATTTTGTTAAATCCTATGACCCTTGTCAAGAATTTGTATCAATAAGATcaatactatatataaaaaaaactatatataaataagacgtttttataaaaacatttaaaatccaaactaataaaaattttcatccaattaaaaaataataaagtgagGATTTAGTCAcaaatgttaaaaattttatatttaaaaaagttgtaaagaggagaaattgaaagatataatgtaataacaaaaacaaagaaaaaaaaatactactaaacccatattatttatatatatatatataaaaaatcatatttgtttttatttacctataagaataattatctcaaaaacacaattaaccataaaaaataaattggtatTCCAAccagaaaaaacaaatacctaAAATAAAAGAGCAGGCTAGGTGTGGATTGCCCAACGTGTCTGGACATTTAAAAAGCCCTAGAAAGTGGGCACGAGGTGATAGATACTATaaccaaaacacaaataaaatgaatcgaAGGACAACCCATTAGTGGTCTTCTTTAACTCTACCTACAATTTAATTTCTAGCCACCATATTTAATAGACCAAGATTTATAGTTCTCCtctaaaagaaatttttattcACAATAGTAGTTTGTTCATAGctagatttaatagttttattgatgaaaatttttgttgatatttacaCTAGTAATCCGTTAGTACGCATGTTACCGACAGACTCACGGACGAAAACAGTCTATCAAAAAAACTCTCGTCTATAATTTATGAACTGTcaataaatccgtcggtaataaatatatcaatagATTTATCGATTGACAAATCAAGCCAAAAAAACCTACTTGCTTTATTTCATTGGTAGCTCCATCAATAAATTTGACATATCACTGGCAAGAAAAACTGTATGTAAtaccattaatatttttatttgcccGTCGGTAtatcaatcaataaatataacatatcattgacaaaatatcatCTGTAATTTCATCAGTGCGTTAACAGTAGCAGTgagtaattattttccaactctctagaatataccgaTGATTCAGTTCCGTTGGTAAACCCATCAGTATAGTGACAtttgcaataattatttttcaacttcctGGAATATACTAATGGAGTTATGCTGtcggtaatatttaaaaaatatatatgcattttaaaaatatattaaacataagtagaaaaataattaaaataaaataaatgagtataaaaatcaaatatttattacaaatttaaacatatgtacgttcaaatacaataaatctaaaatagagaCGACACTAGAAGAGAAGGAAGTTGGTTGTTGTCGGGACTATGAGACCAATAAAAGGATGCACATGAACCACCcatatgtgattttattttcattactaATCAGcagaattttttataattaacaatGGAtcgttcatatttatttttaaatgagttgtccgatctaaaaataatttgtttaatataagaATATAGTACAACGCAACACAATATAAGATACATTGAACGAGTTTGACATTGTagtggtaattgttttttaaaatgtttttttattagaaatatattaaaataatattttttttatttttaaatttttttttatatcaaaataatcaaaaaatactaaaaaaattaattttaaatattttctttttaattttaacaaataacattcagaacacaatgtcaaacaccCTCCTCGTGACATAGACACAGTAGTGGCTAAATAAACTCTCATTGTGTTGCCCGATGTCCTTTGAACTTTTTGATAAACCAAAATGGGTTAATTTAACACGGCTATTCATGCCTTTCaactcctctttttttttttttttttttttttttttttatcagtgagGAAAGCAtacctattttattttattttattttaaaaaaaagggggcaAAAGGAAAAAGGCAAAAGGCGCACTTGATAAAGAGGAGGGTCGATTCTTGTCTATCTCACACGTTACAGACATGGGGACAAAGAAAAGTGTACTCTCATTTATCAAACTCCCGGTTGTTTTCATGATACCATAGGCAGCCGACCATGATAGGCATCAAGGAAAAAGCCCATATATTCAGTCCATTTGACCTCTAAATTAATCTATGACTTGGCCCACGTGACCCAGGCCCAAGCCTTGTCATTCTAGCCCAATTGAACCATGCAAATTAATTTGAGTAAATTAATATTcgtaaaacaaaatacaaattacTCGGCCCTTCTATAAGCGAGAGACTTACTGATATTCCAAACCCATTTTTCAGTgcatttaaagctaaaaatactCAATAATCAATTCTAGAAGTTGTAGAAACAAATTTGGCAGcccaaaaaacttaaaaaacaactcaaatcataaaataaaataaaataaattttcttttcctcaacttatatctgttttttttaaaaaattaaagcttaaaaCAATAACGATAAAACTCTCCACACCGCCgatataacatattaaaaccaaTTGagcttttcttaattaattgaaCCCACAAGGCAAGTTCCTTGCTTGATTAACTTTGACTCCCAATTGATTCAATTATGAGTATAGTGTGAACGTGAATCATTTGCAGGATCTTCTTCCTCACAGTCATCACATATAGTCTCAAGGATCTTGTTTTTTGTTACACCCATTGCT includes:
- the LOC7488982 gene encoding CASP-like protein 2C1, producing MALEIPKIEAILRGIAILLLVSTACLVGLDSQTKFVIVYEKEVTYKDLHALVVLVYVDAVAAAYNLLQLCRCSVSALSKGNFKGSYRYLSWACFVLDQLAAYTTFAAHSAALQHSVLGITGAKVFQWMKWCNRFTRFCFQIGGALTCGYIASVLMVMISFISAFNLFRLYSPKHFLRLKGT